One genomic window of Candidatus Pseudobacter hemicellulosilyticus includes the following:
- a CDS encoding immunity 53 family protein, with translation MIIWLQNWFLQHCDGAWEHEHQIQIMTTDNPGWSVIIDITDTEAEGTTVPYTLIENEEEDWIGFLFDGIQFRGGCSVLNLEKLIEKFKERIVSL, from the coding sequence ATGATTATTTGGCTACAAAACTGGTTTTTACAACATTGTGACGGTGCATGGGAGCATGAGCATCAAATACAAATTATGACTACTGATAATCCTGGATGGTCAGTAATAATAGACATTACAGATACTGAAGCTGAGGGTACAACCGTTCCCTATACACTCATTGAAAATGAAGAAGAGGATTGGATAGGTTTTTTATTCGATGGGATACAGTTTAGGGGTGGATGCAGTGTTCTTAATCTGGAGAAGTTAATTGAAAAATTTAAAGAGCGAATTGTTTCATTGTAG
- a CDS encoding GreA/GreB family elongation factor, with protein sequence MTINEQNPVIITQEDYNLLKPYIDKMNGASNEMSLSHELHRAVIVKKEAFPMHAVRLNSKVTIMDEDSGKTKAFTIVMPEFADMRQQKVSVLTPMGTALIGFRQGEEVMWQVPAGLKRFRILEVINQA encoded by the coding sequence ATGACCATCAATGAACAAAACCCCGTCATTATTACACAGGAGGACTATAACCTGCTGAAACCCTATATCGATAAAATGAATGGCGCCAGCAATGAAATGTCGCTGTCGCACGAGCTGCACCGAGCGGTCATTGTGAAGAAAGAAGCCTTTCCAATGCATGCCGTCCGGCTGAACTCAAAGGTTACTATTATGGATGAGGACAGCGGGAAGACAAAAGCGTTCACCATTGTCATGCCTGAATTTGCAGATATGCGGCAGCAGAAGGTCTCTGTATTAACGCCTATGGGAACTGCCCTGATCGGTTTCCGCCAGGGCGAGGAAGTGATGTGGCAGGTGCCGGCGGGACTGAAGCGCTTCCGGATACTGGAAGTGATCAATCAGGCGTAA
- a CDS encoding putative DNA modification/repair radical SAM protein has translation MNERIREKLSILADAAKYDVSCSSSGSKRKNDNKGLGDCGAGICHTYTEDGRCVSLLKILLTNFCIYDCAYCVTRKSNDIKRAAFTVEEVVDLTINFYRRNYIEGLFISSGIFKDADYTMERLVRIAKKLRTEHKFNGYIHIKSIPGASEELIHEAGLYADRLSMNIEVPTDNGLKLVAPDKKREDMTRPMQQVTQEIIRYKDEKKHIRSTPNFVPAGQSTQMIIGATGESDKEIMTTATTYYQAYKLKRVYYSGYVPISNDSRLPAIGSGVPLLRENRLYQADWLLRFYGYQVQELLNDANPFLDTDIDPKLSWALRNMDQFPIDINQADKHLILRVPGIGLQSTEKILMGRRFGGLGLEHLRKMGVATNRASYFITCNGHHSTRDLAETRIKQFILRSSQSKYLANPVQQMSLFA, from the coding sequence ATGAATGAACGGATCCGTGAGAAGCTCTCCATCCTGGCCGATGCCGCCAAGTATGATGTGAGCTGTTCTTCCAGTGGCAGTAAGCGAAAGAATGATAACAAGGGATTGGGTGATTGTGGAGCAGGGATCTGCCATACCTACACAGAAGATGGCCGCTGCGTATCCCTGCTGAAGATCCTGCTCACCAATTTCTGCATTTACGATTGCGCCTACTGTGTTACCCGCAAAAGCAATGATATCAAAAGGGCCGCTTTCACCGTAGAGGAAGTGGTTGACCTGACCATCAATTTTTACCGCCGCAATTATATTGAAGGACTGTTCATCAGTTCCGGCATTTTTAAAGATGCGGATTATACCATGGAGCGACTGGTCCGCATCGCAAAAAAACTTCGTACAGAACATAAGTTTAACGGGTATATCCATATCAAATCCATTCCCGGCGCCAGTGAAGAGCTGATCCATGAAGCCGGTCTCTATGCAGACCGCCTCAGCATGAACATTGAAGTACCTACAGACAATGGACTCAAACTGGTAGCGCCAGATAAGAAAAGGGAAGACATGACCCGCCCTATGCAGCAGGTGACACAGGAGATCATCCGGTACAAAGATGAAAAAAAGCATATCCGCAGCACCCCCAATTTTGTTCCTGCCGGCCAGAGCACGCAAATGATCATCGGCGCCACAGGTGAGTCCGACAAAGAGATCATGACCACGGCCACTACTTATTACCAGGCCTATAAGCTGAAGCGGGTCTATTATTCCGGTTATGTGCCCATCAGTAATGACAGCCGGCTCCCGGCCATCGGCAGCGGCGTTCCCCTGTTAAGGGAGAACCGCCTTTACCAGGCCGACTGGCTCCTGCGCTTTTATGGCTACCAGGTGCAGGAACTGTTGAATGACGCCAATCCTTTCCTGGATACCGATATTGATCCCAAACTCAGCTGGGCCCTGCGTAATATGGACCAGTTTCCCATAGATATCAACCAGGCCGACAAACACCTGATCCTGCGTGTACCGGGCATCGGCCTGCAATCCACAGAGAAGATCCTGATGGGCCGGCGCTTTGGAGGGCTCGGATTGGAGCATCTCCGGAAAATGGGGGTTGCCACTAACCGGGCCAGCTATTTTATCACCTGCAATGGTCACCACTCCACCCGCGACCTGGCCGAAACCCGCATCAAACAATTTATCCTCCGTTCCAGCCAAAGTAAATACCTGGCCAATCCCGTACAGCAAATGAGCCTTTTTGCATGA
- a CDS encoding TIGR03915 family putative DNA repair protein has translation MIHFCYDRTLEGFLTAVFEVYEHKAVDSRICAAENFTEGLFGYSIQVVTDRAKAARVWKGLQQRLTAKGLDYLACASLSELPAAEDTMLAFIRHVFAQTQNVEDDFSHPAVLDITRIHKMVRRERHRMKAFVRFQATKDGLFYAGIEPDFNVLPLIRQHFQRRYADQRWIIYDLKRKYGLYYDLQTVNTIELDFAPETQAGKDISIAFDDREELFQQLWKDYFASVNIASRKNMVLHLRHVPKRYWKWLPEKKLP, from the coding sequence ATGATCCATTTTTGCTATGATAGAACGCTGGAAGGTTTCCTGACTGCCGTGTTTGAAGTGTATGAGCACAAGGCCGTCGATAGCCGGATCTGTGCCGCCGAAAATTTTACGGAAGGATTATTCGGCTATTCCATACAGGTAGTAACGGACAGGGCCAAAGCGGCCCGCGTATGGAAAGGATTGCAGCAGCGGCTCACAGCAAAAGGACTGGACTACCTTGCCTGCGCTTCGCTGAGTGAGCTGCCTGCGGCAGAAGATACCATGCTGGCCTTTATCCGGCATGTGTTTGCACAAACGCAAAACGTAGAGGATGATTTCTCGCACCCGGCCGTACTGGACATCACCCGCATCCATAAGATGGTGCGGCGGGAACGGCACCGCATGAAGGCTTTTGTTCGTTTCCAGGCTACCAAAGACGGACTTTTCTATGCGGGTATAGAACCGGACTTCAACGTGCTGCCCCTGATCCGACAGCATTTCCAGCGGCGCTATGCAGACCAGCGCTGGATCATCTATGACCTGAAAAGGAAATACGGCCTGTATTACGATCTGCAAACTGTCAACACCATTGAACTGGATTTCGCCCCTGAAACACAGGCCGGAAAGGATATTTCTATTGCCTTTGATGACCGGGAAGAACTGTTCCAGCAACTGTGGAAGGACTACTTCGCCAGTGTCAATATTGCCTCGCGGAAGAATATGGTGCTGCACCTGCGCCATGTCCCCAAACGCTACTGGAAATGGTTACCGGAGAAAAAGTTACCTTAG
- a CDS encoding RNA polymerase sigma-70 factor, whose protein sequence is MLQQIAAGDQAAFALLFDQHHARTHQIAYAITRSEAAAEELVQDIFLKLWLRRAELQQVQDFDAYLFIVTRNESLTALKRMLRRREQLRSLLLSGETLDNSADGRILEKDFERFLEAAIRKLPAQQQQVYRLSREKGLSRDEIADLLSLSPNTVKTHLSQALKSVRAYCVANIDSPAMLVILLSVTAERGAC, encoded by the coding sequence TTGCTGCAACAGATCGCTGCGGGCGACCAGGCCGCTTTTGCCCTGCTCTTTGATCAGCACCATGCGCGGACCCACCAGATCGCCTATGCTATCACCCGTTCTGAAGCAGCAGCGGAAGAACTGGTGCAGGATATCTTCCTGAAATTATGGCTGCGCCGGGCTGAACTGCAGCAGGTGCAGGACTTTGACGCCTATCTTTTTATTGTTACCCGCAATGAATCCCTGACTGCCCTGAAGCGCATGCTGCGCCGGAGGGAACAACTGCGCTCGCTGCTGCTGTCCGGTGAAACGCTGGACAATAGCGCGGACGGCAGGATACTGGAAAAGGATTTTGAACGCTTCCTGGAAGCCGCTATCCGCAAGCTGCCTGCACAGCAGCAGCAGGTCTACCGCCTTAGCCGGGAAAAAGGACTTAGTCGCGACGAGATAGCAGACCTGTTATCACTTTCCCCCAATACAGTAAAAACGCATTTGTCGCAGGCCCTGAAAAGCGTTCGTGCCTATTGCGTAGCCAATATTGATTCGCCGGCCATGCTGGTGATCCTCCTTTCTGTTACAGCGGAACGCGGCGCCTGCTGA
- a CDS encoding FecR domain-containing protein — protein MPVQRLTWLFQQYIAQQSSPAEEAELLTLLSNPVLDEPAKELIGRLIRTLPEEDLTAKPYTAEMLTAIFAAGESGSEADRQSGRQPATLRSLLFRRRWWAAAAVLVLLSIGYLLLPNRPSPVGEIPQASVIEPGREGAVLQLADGSRILLDSAGNGLLATEGGSRVMLDKGQLRYEAAAAPGGTAAFNTMSTPKGRQFRLSLPDGSQVWLNAASSIRYPAAFSGSERLVQVTGEAYFEITPNARHPFKVQGPDGLELKVLGTQFNINTYADEPAATATLLAGSLQVSAGRQSVVLHPGQQAVAAGQLSVTEPVNVQQVAGWRHGFFLFDGANLPLFLRQLSRWYDVDVIYKGKTPEKTFRGKLGRNLEFAEILETLRFFRINYTLQGKTLIIE, from the coding sequence ATGCCTGTACAAAGACTGACCTGGTTATTCCAGCAATACATTGCTCAGCAGAGCAGTCCTGCCGAGGAAGCCGAGTTGCTGACCCTGCTCAGCAATCCGGTTTTGGACGAACCTGCAAAGGAGCTGATAGGACGGCTGATCCGTACGTTGCCAGAAGAAGACCTCACCGCAAAGCCTTATACGGCAGAAATGCTGACCGCCATCTTTGCCGCCGGCGAATCCGGCAGTGAAGCCGACAGACAATCCGGCAGACAACCCGCTACCCTCCGTTCGCTATTGTTCCGCAGGCGCTGGTGGGCGGCGGCAGCCGTACTGGTACTGCTCAGCATTGGCTATTTGCTGTTGCCCAACCGGCCATCGCCTGTGGGGGAAATACCGCAGGCATCGGTCATTGAGCCGGGCAGGGAAGGGGCGGTGCTGCAACTGGCCGATGGCTCCCGTATCCTGCTGGACAGCGCCGGTAACGGCCTCCTGGCCACAGAAGGTGGCAGCCGGGTGATGCTGGATAAAGGACAACTCCGGTATGAAGCTGCAGCAGCGCCTGGCGGCACTGCTGCTTTTAATACAATGAGTACGCCCAAAGGCCGGCAGTTCCGGCTCAGCCTGCCGGATGGCAGCCAGGTATGGCTCAATGCTGCCAGCAGTATCCGCTATCCTGCCGCTTTCAGTGGCAGTGAGCGGTTGGTGCAGGTAACAGGGGAAGCCTATTTCGAGATAACACCCAATGCCCGCCATCCTTTCAAAGTCCAGGGACCCGATGGACTGGAACTGAAAGTGCTGGGCACGCAATTCAATATCAATACCTATGCAGATGAACCCGCAGCTACGGCCACTTTACTGGCAGGCAGCCTGCAGGTAAGTGCAGGGCGGCAGTCAGTAGTCCTGCATCCCGGCCAGCAGGCCGTAGCGGCCGGCCAGCTCAGCGTGACTGAACCGGTCAACGTTCAGCAGGTGGCAGGCTGGCGTCACGGGTTTTTCCTGTTTGATGGGGCCAACCTGCCCCTTTTCCTGCGGCAGCTGTCGCGCTGGTATGATGTGGACGTGATCTATAAGGGCAAAACACCGGAGAAGACATTCCGCGGTAAACTGGGCCGCAACCTGGAATTTGCAGAAATACTGGAAACGCTCCGGTTCTTCCGGATCAATTATACACTGCAGGGCAAGACCCTGATCATTGAGTAA
- a CDS encoding SusC/RagA family TonB-linked outer membrane protein: protein MLFQVYRYRLPAAWAASRVPTKTLRVMKLTAFFLLICGLHLSAATRSQTVTLTGQQIPMKQVLTAIEAQTGFGILYDEAALQDAYPVTIRAVALPLAKFLEQVFRLQPLEYSIKKTTILINRKAVPPVFLSLTPDALKALPISGRVTDSTGAPLAGATITLRGSNRRVSTDASGAFSLEANTGDLLIISFVGYRSAQYRVPAEPQPVSIVLQADISTMSEVAVLSTGFQSLPKERATGSFTQVSQEMINRSVSTDILSRLNGLVPGMLFVQSGNPSATPTIRIRGESTLNSEVNKQPLIVLDNFPYEGNLNNINPNDIESITVLKDAAAASIWGARSGNGVIVITTKKGRLNQPLRVEFNANLNISRKQDLYYSRNRLSASQFIEVEDRLFNAGFFNADLLNQANRPALSPVVEIRARQRAGLIDEATAEAGINTLRSLDFRDDLLKYAYRTPVNQQYSLGLRGGSDKLAYTFSVGYDDNKQTGKRMGDRRFTLNSSAIFTPVKNLEISTGILYTNTHTDNNNPILNGLLLTTGWTSTGKYSDLYPYAQLADAAGNALPTIRDYRAGFIDSAEQLGFRDWRYRALDELQLADNTSSLDNLLLNVGVNYRLTPWLKASLQYRNERQQVGERDLRSQDSYYTRDLYNRFSLYDPLTKRFTYQAPSGAVLILNNGQLKGYNVRGQLSMDKTLAGDHQLTAIAGAEMRETRTSSRRNVLVGYDPEAGTVNMNLNFNTTYVTSPSGSTTLANAGLAPDGVERRTVYRYISYFANAAYTYAGRYSLTLSARKDGANIFGVKTNQRITPLWSAGAGWEVSREGFYQASWLPYLKLRATYGFNGNVYNGSAYPTGSFLTSPMTGENIIHGITTGNPELQWERVKIINLGIDFSVARQVVSGSIELYRKDGLDLLQTNDLLPQTGASSVLGNSASTRSHGIELAITHKNIQRKLQWSTTWMVNYLKDKVTHYGVVLSSSSIQYNTSGVALEGKPLYSLFSYRWAGLDPATGDPQGMLQGKVSKDYGGIIANFNADSLMYHGPSRPPFWGSLRNDLSWKGFSLSWNILFEMGHYFRRPSTSLNYAELISTTRNQNVDYGQRWQQPGDELLTQVPSLVYPNNTNRNNFYKFSEVLVTKGDHIRLQDLRIGYQFNNLAIRRFRFQGLQVFAYASNLGILWRANDLGIDPYAYSGNAVPNPFSMAFGLKANF from the coding sequence ATGCTATTTCAAGTTTACCGGTACCGGCTGCCGGCGGCATGGGCTGCCAGTCGCGTACCCACCAAAACGCTGCGTGTTATGAAACTAACCGCTTTCTTTTTATTGATCTGCGGACTGCATCTCTCGGCCGCTACCCGCTCGCAGACCGTGACCCTCACTGGGCAGCAAATACCTATGAAGCAGGTGCTGACCGCCATTGAGGCGCAGACCGGCTTCGGTATCCTGTATGATGAAGCTGCCTTGCAGGACGCGTACCCCGTAACCATCCGGGCAGTAGCGCTGCCACTGGCAAAATTCCTGGAGCAGGTATTCCGCCTGCAACCGCTGGAGTACAGTATCAAGAAGACCACCATCCTTATCAACCGCAAAGCAGTACCGCCGGTCTTTTTGTCCCTTACCCCTGATGCGCTGAAGGCGCTGCCCATCAGCGGCAGGGTAACTGACAGCACGGGCGCACCACTGGCTGGCGCCACTATCACCCTGCGCGGCAGCAACAGAAGGGTAAGCACCGATGCCAGTGGCGCTTTCAGCCTGGAAGCCAATACTGGTGATCTGCTCATTATTTCCTTTGTAGGCTATCGTTCTGCCCAATACCGCGTACCGGCTGAACCGCAGCCCGTCAGCATCGTATTACAGGCGGATATCAGCACTATGAGCGAAGTGGCGGTGCTGAGTACAGGGTTCCAGTCGCTCCCGAAGGAACGGGCCACCGGCTCGTTCACGCAGGTATCGCAAGAGATGATCAACCGCAGTGTGAGCACGGATATTCTCAGTCGCCTCAACGGCTTAGTGCCCGGTATGCTCTTTGTGCAGTCCGGCAATCCCTCCGCAACGCCTACCATCCGCATCCGGGGAGAAAGCACGCTCAATAGTGAGGTCAATAAGCAGCCGCTCATTGTGCTGGACAATTTTCCCTATGAAGGCAACCTGAACAATATTAATCCGAATGACATAGAATCCATCACTGTTCTCAAAGATGCGGCTGCCGCCAGTATCTGGGGCGCCCGTAGTGGTAACGGCGTCATTGTGATCACCACCAAAAAAGGAAGGCTCAATCAGCCGCTGCGCGTGGAATTTAACGCTAACCTGAATATCAGCCGGAAGCAGGACCTTTATTATTCCAGGAACAGACTGTCGGCCAGCCAGTTCATTGAAGTGGAAGACCGGCTCTTCAATGCCGGTTTCTTTAATGCCGACCTGCTGAACCAGGCCAACCGGCCGGCACTCAGTCCGGTAGTGGAGATCAGGGCCCGCCAGCGGGCTGGTCTGATAGATGAAGCAACTGCCGAGGCCGGGATCAATACATTGCGCTCCCTGGATTTCCGGGACGACCTGCTGAAATATGCCTATCGCACCCCCGTTAACCAACAGTATTCACTTGGGCTGCGCGGCGGCAGCGATAAACTGGCCTATACTTTTTCAGTAGGCTACGATGATAACAAGCAGACGGGCAAACGTATGGGCGACCGCCGCTTTACGCTGAATTCCTCCGCTATTTTTACGCCGGTCAAAAACCTGGAGATCAGCACGGGTATACTGTATACCAATACACATACTGATAATAATAACCCCATCCTTAACGGTCTGCTGCTGACCACCGGCTGGACCTCCACCGGGAAATATTCAGACCTGTATCCATATGCGCAGTTGGCGGATGCTGCCGGTAATGCCCTGCCCACCATCCGGGATTACCGGGCCGGCTTTATTGACAGCGCAGAACAACTGGGCTTCCGCGACTGGCGTTACCGTGCGCTGGATGAACTTCAGCTGGCTGATAATACCAGCAGCCTGGATAATCTCCTGCTTAACGTAGGGGTTAATTACAGGCTGACCCCCTGGCTGAAGGCCAGTCTGCAATACCGGAATGAGCGGCAGCAGGTAGGGGAGCGGGACCTGCGGAGCCAGGACAGCTATTATACCCGCGATCTGTACAACCGCTTTTCCCTGTATGATCCGCTGACAAAACGCTTTACCTATCAGGCCCCATCAGGGGCCGTGCTGATCCTGAACAATGGGCAACTGAAGGGCTATAATGTGCGCGGACAGCTGAGTATGGACAAGACCCTGGCCGGCGATCACCAGCTCACCGCCATTGCCGGCGCTGAAATGCGCGAGACCCGGACCAGCAGCCGGCGTAACGTGCTGGTAGGGTATGATCCAGAGGCCGGGACGGTTAATATGAACCTGAATTTCAATACCACTTATGTTACTTCACCCAGCGGTTCTACCACCCTGGCCAACGCAGGGCTGGCGCCGGATGGAGTAGAACGAAGGACCGTTTACCGGTATATCTCTTATTTTGCCAATGCGGCCTATACCTATGCAGGCAGGTACAGCCTGACGCTGAGCGCCCGGAAAGACGGGGCCAATATCTTTGGCGTAAAGACCAACCAGCGGATTACTCCGCTCTGGTCGGCCGGCGCCGGCTGGGAGGTCAGTCGCGAAGGTTTTTACCAGGCTTCCTGGCTGCCTTACCTCAAACTCCGGGCTACCTATGGCTTCAATGGAAATGTGTATAACGGTTCTGCATATCCTACCGGGTCCTTTTTGACAAGTCCGATGACCGGTGAGAATATCATTCATGGGATAACCACCGGCAACCCGGAGCTGCAATGGGAACGTGTAAAGATCATCAACCTGGGGATTGATTTCAGTGTAGCCCGGCAAGTTGTCAGTGGCAGCATTGAACTGTATCGTAAAGATGGGCTCGATCTGCTGCAGACCAATGATCTGCTGCCCCAGACCGGCGCCAGCTCTGTGCTGGGCAATTCAGCCAGTACCCGCTCCCACGGCATTGAGCTGGCCATCACGCATAAAAATATCCAGCGGAAACTGCAATGGAGCACTACCTGGATGGTCAATTACCTGAAAGACAAGGTGACCCATTATGGCGTGGTGCTTAGTTCTTCCAGTATTCAGTACAATACTTCCGGCGTAGCGCTGGAAGGCAAGCCACTATACAGCCTTTTCAGCTACCGATGGGCCGGGCTGGACCCTGCTACCGGTGATCCGCAGGGTATGCTGCAGGGTAAGGTCAGCAAGGATTATGGAGGTATTATTGCCAATTTCAATGCAGACAGCCTGATGTATCACGGGCCATCCCGTCCGCCTTTCTGGGGCTCCCTGCGCAATGATCTTTCCTGGAAGGGGTTCTCCCTGTCCTGGAATATCCTATTTGAAATGGGACATTATTTCCGGCGGCCTTCCACCAGTCTCAACTATGCCGAACTGATCAGTACCACCAGGAACCAGAACGTTGATTACGGCCAGCGCTGGCAGCAGCCGGGCGATGAGCTGCTGACACAGGTGCCCTCGCTGGTGTATCCCAACAATACCAACCGGAATAATTTTTATAAGTTCTCGGAAGTGCTGGTGACCAAAGGGGACCATATCCGGCTGCAGGACCTGCGCATCGGTTACCAGTTCAATAACCTGGCCATCCGCCGTTTCCGTTTCCAGGGCCTGCAGGTATTTGCCTATGCCAGCAACCTGGGCATCCTCTGGCGAGCCAATGATCTTGGTATAGATCCCTATGCCTATTCAGGCAATGCCGTACCCAATCCTTTTTCCATGGCTTTTGGCCTTAAAGCAAATTTCTGA
- a CDS encoding RagB/SusD family nutrient uptake outer membrane protein yields the protein MLYFFCCCLLLSACDKEEEWLDVKRQSTDVTPASMKDMEALLNNTYVFNAGYAVLGLCGSDNIILTDDNLAAASEQDRRLYLWDPNPYITDKGVLDYLNQYNRVRYANLVLEGLDKLGTASDPAQGSRFQAEALFFRAMTYYNLSQTYCVPYAPDKLSAPGLVLRTGSDPNIVNQRSSIQDTYDNILQDFRQAAAVLPRNGKYSSSPSRPAAHAFLAKVFLSMELYDSAWYHADKALAEYSTLLDYNDPVLVNPSSSFRFPAFSSDASLNNPEIIFFASSGSTAITWPFYGIQYAHPALYASYGTDDLRRTLIYQDLGAGRVQFWGAYAGTYYNFSGIASNELFLIRAETAARAGRTTDAMSDLNTLLRKRYRTGTYTDRAAASAEDALQQVLTERRKELPFTGQLAWEDLRRLNKDPRFARTLTRVQNGITYELPPGDKRYTFLIPPAEVAAGVQQNER from the coding sequence ATGCTATATTTTTTCTGCTGCTGCCTGCTGCTGAGCGCCTGTGACAAGGAGGAGGAATGGCTGGATGTAAAGCGGCAGAGCACAGATGTAACGCCGGCTTCCATGAAAGATATGGAAGCCCTGCTTAACAATACCTATGTGTTCAACGCAGGTTATGCCGTGCTGGGACTTTGTGGTTCGGACAATATCATCCTGACGGATGATAACCTGGCAGCTGCATCCGAACAGGATCGACGGTTATATCTCTGGGACCCCAATCCCTATATTACAGATAAAGGCGTGCTGGATTACCTGAACCAGTACAACAGGGTCAGATACGCCAACCTGGTGCTGGAAGGGCTGGACAAACTGGGCACTGCCAGCGATCCGGCACAGGGCAGCCGGTTCCAGGCCGAAGCCCTTTTCTTCCGGGCTATGACCTACTATAACCTGTCGCAGACTTACTGTGTACCTTATGCGCCGGATAAGTTGTCGGCGCCGGGCCTGGTGCTCCGCACAGGGTCCGATCCAAATATTGTTAATCAGCGGTCCAGCATACAGGACACCTATGACAACATTCTGCAGGACTTCCGGCAGGCAGCTGCCGTGCTGCCCCGGAACGGAAAGTACAGCAGCAGTCCCAGCCGGCCGGCCGCTCATGCCTTCCTGGCCAAAGTATTCCTGAGCATGGAACTCTATGATAGCGCCTGGTATCATGCCGATAAGGCCCTCGCGGAATATTCCACCCTGCTGGATTACAATGACCCGGTACTGGTAAATCCCAGCAGCAGTTTCCGGTTCCCCGCTTTTTCATCTGACGCATCCCTGAACAATCCCGAGATCATTTTCTTTGCATCATCAGGAAGTACTGCCATCACCTGGCCATTCTATGGCATTCAATATGCCCATCCGGCACTCTATGCCAGCTATGGAACCGATGACCTGCGCAGGACCCTGATCTACCAGGACCTGGGCGCTGGCAGGGTGCAGTTCTGGGGCGCTTATGCCGGCACCTACTATAATTTTTCCGGTATTGCCAGCAATGAACTGTTCCTGATCCGGGCGGAAACGGCTGCCCGCGCCGGGCGCACAACGGATGCTATGAGCGACCTGAATACCCTGCTGCGCAAAAGATATCGCACGGGTACCTATACAGACCGTGCAGCGGCCAGTGCAGAAGATGCATTGCAGCAGGTCCTGACGGAAAGAAGAAAGGAACTTCCCTTCACCGGGCAACTGGCCTGGGAAGACCTGCGCCGGCTCAATAAGGACCCGCGGTTTGCCCGCACGCTCACGAGGGTACAGAACGGCATCACCTATGAGCTGCCGCCTGGGGATAAGCGCTATACATTCCTTATCCCGCCAGCGGAAGTGGCGGCCGGCGTGCAGCAGAACGAACGCTAA